One part of the Pecten maximus chromosome 9, xPecMax1.1, whole genome shotgun sequence genome encodes these proteins:
- the LOC117334936 gene encoding GPN-loop GTPase 2-like: MFGQVVIGPPGSGKTTYCLGMSEFLTSLGREVAVINLDPANEHLPYKCALDIADLVKLEDVMEMVKLGPNGGLVYCMEYLEKNIDWLKTELEKLGNKYLLFDLPGQVELYTHHNSVRNVVRQLQKWDFRLVAVHLVDSHYCSDASKFISVLLTSLSTMLQLELPHVNVLSKCDLIETFGKLSFNLDFYTEVLDLSYLLDQFKEDEQFHKYKKLNAALVDIIEEYSLVSFITLNVQEKESMLRVMKVVDKANGYLFGDLEERNLQSLMSCAIGAEFEYEKIKDVREKYMDMSNEPPDVSDEEMAPS; encoded by the exons ATGTTTGGACAAGTTGTGATTGGTCCACCTGGATCTGGAAAGACAACTTACTGTCTGGGCATGTCCGAATTCCTCACCTCCCTCGGTCGGGAGGTAGCTGTCATCAACCTAGACCCAGCCAATGAACACCTCCCTTACAAATGTGCTTTGGATATCGCAGATCTAGTGAAACTTGAGGATGTGATGGAAATGGTAAAACTTGGACCCAATGGTGGACTGGTGTATTGTATGGAGTATCTGGAGAAAAATATTGACTGGCTCAAAACAGAACTTGAGAAATTAGGTAATAAATACCTGTTGTTTGATTTGCCAGGACAAGTGGAACTTTATACTCACCATAACTCGGTGAGAAATGTCGTCCGTCAGCTACAGAAGTGGGACTTTAGGCTGGTGGCAGTCCATCTTGTTGATTCTCATTATTGCAGTGATGCTTCCAAATTTATCTCTGTCTTGTTAACCTCTCTGTCCACCATGTTACAGCTAGAACTGCCTCATGTAAATGTTTTGTCCAAGTGTGATCTCATAGAAACTTTTGGCAAGCTTTCTTTTAACCTGGATTTCTACACAGAAGTGCTTGATCTGTCCTACTTACTAGACCAGTTCAAG GAGGATGAACAGTTCCATAAGTACAAGAAGCTGAATGCTGCACTGGTGGACATTATAGAGGAATACAGTCTCGTCTCCTTCATCACActtaatgtacag GAGAAGGAAAGCATGTTGCGTGTGATGAAGGTTGTCGACAAAGCCAATGGCTATCTGTTTGGTGACCTTGAGGAGCGTAACCTCCAGTCACTCATGTCCTGTGCGATTGGGGCAGAGTTTGAATACGAAAAGATCAAAGACGTTCGTGAGAAATACATGGACATGTCTAACGAGCCACCGGACGTATCAGATGAAGAAATGGCACCGTCATAA